One window of the Populus trichocarpa isolate Nisqually-1 chromosome 9, P.trichocarpa_v4.1, whole genome shotgun sequence genome contains the following:
- the LOC7490009 gene encoding peptidyl-prolyl cis-trans isomerase CYP40 isoform X1, whose product MRRSRCFLDISIGGELEGRIVIELYNDVVPKTAENFRALCTGEKGVGPNTGVPLHYKGCCFHRAIKGFMVQGGDISAGDGTGGESIYGLKFEDENFELKHERKGMLSMANSGPNTNGSQFFITTTRTSHLDGKHVVFGKVVKGMGVVRSMEHVTTGDADCPASDVIIVDCGEIPEDADDGICNFFKDGDAYPDWPADLNEIPNELSWWMSAVDSIKAFGNEHFKKQDYKMALKKYRKALRYLDICWEKEGIDEEKSSALRKAKSQIFTNSAASKLKLGDLKGALVDTDFAIRDGENNAKALFRQGQAYMALNDVDAAAESFKKALQLEPNDAGIKRELNAARKKINERRDREKKQYEKMFKTSDSTSAEP is encoded by the exons ATGAGGAGGTCAAGGTGTTTCCTAGACATAAGCATAGGAGGTGAGTTGGAAGGAAGGATAGTAATAGAGCTCTACAACGATGTTGTTCCTAAAACTGCCGAGAATTTTAGAGCTCTTTGCACTGGTGAGAAAGGCGTTGGACCTAACACCGGTGTCCCTCTTCATTACAAG GGATGTTGTTTTCATCGTGCTATCAAAGGTTTTATGGTTCAAGGTGGAGATATCTCTGCTGGAGATGGCACTGGAGGGGAATCTATTTATGGCTTGAAATTTGAGGATGAAAATTTTGAACTGAAACATGAAAGGAAGGGAATGTTATCCATGGCCAATTCTGGCCCAAACACAAATGGTTCACAGTTCTTTATCACGACAACTCGCACTTCTCATTTGGATGGAAAACATGTTGTATTTGGCAAGGTTGTTAAAGGAATGGGAGTTGTTCGTTCAATGGAGCATGTTACAACTGGTGATGCTGATTGTCCTGCTTCTGATGTTATAATTGTTGATTGTGGAGAGATTCCCGAGGATGCAGATGATGGGATATGTAATTTCTTCAAGGATGGTGATGCTTATCCCGATTGGCCAGCTGACCTTAACGAGATTCCTAATGAACTGTCATGGTGGATGAGCGCTGTAGATTCTATTAAGGCTTTTGGAAATGAACATTTCAAG AAACAAGACTATAAGATGGCGCTAAAAAAGTACCGGAAGGCTTTACGCTATCTGGATATCTGTTGGGAGAAAGAAGGGATTGATGAAG AGAAGAGTTCAGCTTTGAGGAAGGCGAAGTCACAGATATTCACAAACAGTGCA GCTTCTAAGTTGAAATTGGGGGATCTGAAAGGAGCTCTTGTGGACACAGACTTTGCAATACGTGATGGAGAAAACAATGCTAAAGCTCTTTTTCGCCAGGGACAG GCATACATGGCTCTCAATGATGTTGATGCTGCTGCTGAAAGCTTCAAGAAAGCATTGCAGTTGGAGCCAAATGATG CTGGAATAAAAAGGGAGCTTAATGCTGCTAGGAAGAAG ATTAATGAGAGACGTGATCGggagaaaaaacaatatgagaAGATGTTCAAAACTTCAGATAGTACTTCTGCAGAACCGTAG
- the LOC7490009 gene encoding peptidyl-prolyl cis-trans isomerase CYP40 isoform X2, whose amino-acid sequence MVQGGDISAGDGTGGESIYGLKFEDENFELKHERKGMLSMANSGPNTNGSQFFITTTRTSHLDGKHVVFGKVVKGMGVVRSMEHVTTGDADCPASDVIIVDCGEIPEDADDGICNFFKDGDAYPDWPADLNEIPNELSWWMSAVDSIKAFGNEHFKKQDYKMALKKYRKALRYLDICWEKEGIDEEKSSALRKAKSQIFTNSAASKLKLGDLKGALVDTDFAIRDGENNAKALFRQGQAYMALNDVDAAAESFKKALQLEPNDAGIKRELNAARKKINERRDREKKQYEKMFKTSDSTSAEP is encoded by the exons ATGGTTCAAGGTGGAGATATCTCTGCTGGAGATGGCACTGGAGGGGAATCTATTTATGGCTTGAAATTTGAGGATGAAAATTTTGAACTGAAACATGAAAGGAAGGGAATGTTATCCATGGCCAATTCTGGCCCAAACACAAATGGTTCACAGTTCTTTATCACGACAACTCGCACTTCTCATTTGGATGGAAAACATGTTGTATTTGGCAAGGTTGTTAAAGGAATGGGAGTTGTTCGTTCAATGGAGCATGTTACAACTGGTGATGCTGATTGTCCTGCTTCTGATGTTATAATTGTTGATTGTGGAGAGATTCCCGAGGATGCAGATGATGGGATATGTAATTTCTTCAAGGATGGTGATGCTTATCCCGATTGGCCAGCTGACCTTAACGAGATTCCTAATGAACTGTCATGGTGGATGAGCGCTGTAGATTCTATTAAGGCTTTTGGAAATGAACATTTCAAG AAACAAGACTATAAGATGGCGCTAAAAAAGTACCGGAAGGCTTTACGCTATCTGGATATCTGTTGGGAGAAAGAAGGGATTGATGAAG AGAAGAGTTCAGCTTTGAGGAAGGCGAAGTCACAGATATTCACAAACAGTGCA GCTTCTAAGTTGAAATTGGGGGATCTGAAAGGAGCTCTTGTGGACACAGACTTTGCAATACGTGATGGAGAAAACAATGCTAAAGCTCTTTTTCGCCAGGGACAG GCATACATGGCTCTCAATGATGTTGATGCTGCTGCTGAAAGCTTCAAGAAAGCATTGCAGTTGGAGCCAAATGATG CTGGAATAAAAAGGGAGCTTAATGCTGCTAGGAAGAAG ATTAATGAGAGACGTGATCGggagaaaaaacaatatgagaAGATGTTCAAAACTTCAGATAGTACTTCTGCAGAACCGTAG